One genomic region from Cyanobacterium stanieri LEGE 03274 encodes:
- the tatC gene encoding twin-arginine translocase subunit TatC, producing MATKESVTVNVEKNQDYWEQIPEPAEMSFFDHLEELRTRLFISLISVLVGAIACFAFVRPIVGWLEIPAQGVKFLQLAPGEFFFVSFQVAGYTGILVASPMIIYQIVQFVVPGLTRKERKLLAPVVFGSSILFFVGLGFAYFLLIPAALNFFISYGGDVVEQSWSIDRYFKFVLSLMFFTGLTFQIPIIQLLLGQLNLVSSQQMLSGWRIVILGAVIIGAIVTPSTDPLTQCLLGGAVLALYFGGIATVKLIGK from the coding sequence ATGGCAACTAAAGAATCCGTCACTGTCAATGTAGAAAAAAATCAAGACTATTGGGAGCAAATTCCCGAGCCCGCTGAAATGTCATTCTTTGACCATCTCGAAGAATTAAGAACCCGTCTTTTTATTAGTCTTATTTCTGTATTGGTAGGTGCGATCGCCTGTTTTGCCTTCGTTCGCCCCATTGTTGGTTGGCTAGAAATCCCCGCTCAAGGGGTTAAATTTCTACAACTAGCCCCCGGAGAATTCTTTTTCGTCTCTTTTCAAGTGGCAGGTTATACAGGGATTTTAGTGGCAAGTCCCATGATTATTTATCAAATAGTCCAATTTGTTGTACCTGGATTAACCAGAAAAGAAAGAAAACTTCTCGCCCCTGTCGTATTCGGTTCAAGTATCCTATTTTTTGTTGGCTTAGGTTTTGCCTATTTTTTACTTATTCCCGCAGCCCTTAACTTTTTTATAAGCTACGGCGGAGATGTGGTAGAGCAGTCTTGGTCTATTGATCGATATTTTAAATTTGTTTTATCCCTCATGTTTTTTACGGGGTTAACCTTTCAAATTCCCATTATTCAACTGTTACTCGGTCAACTAAACTTAGTATCTTCCCAACAAATGTTATCAGGATGGCGTATAGTCATATTAGGAGCAGTAATCATCGGGGCGATCGTCACCCCATCCACCGACCCCCTAACTCAATGTCTCCTTGGTGGAGCCGTTTTAGCCCTCTATTTTGGCGGTATTGCCACCGTAAA